The Daucus carota subsp. sativus chromosome 9, DH1 v3.0, whole genome shotgun sequence genome window below encodes:
- the LOC108202453 gene encoding clustered mitochondria protein: MAGKSNKGRNKKGSHHPVEPAVSAEVTGSDKFTEPVVSADPIGNDKSSTELLKAVENGGVTVSEVNTTEHEVKESNDQNAENPEKQGESQLYTVPVKTQGREKKLDLQLSPGDSVMDVRLFLLDAPETCFVTCYDLLFHAKDGTVHHLEDYHEISEVADVTSGGCSLEMVAALYDDRSIRAHVHRTRELLSLSTLHSSLSTSLALQHEAAKNAPASAGESNKAEVSELESLGFMEDVSDSLANLLSSPSKEIKCVESIVFSSFNPPPSYRRLVGDLIYLDVVTLEGNTYCITGNTRTFYVNSSSGDRLDPKPSKNASESTTLVELMQKISAKFKTAFDEILKRKGSAHPFENVQSLLPPNSWLGLYPVPDHKRDAARAENALTLSFGSELIGMQRDWNEELQSCWEFPHSTPQERILRDRALYKVTSDFVDAATSGAIGVISRCIPPINPTDPECFHMYVHNNIFFSFAVDADIEHLPRKQSLDNNLKSEKTSQSQMTGTVDNMSDGSITINGDKSSGENREDVIPEVAVEAQLAESEQATYASANNDLKGTKSYQEADVPGLYNLAMAIIDYRGHRVVAQSVLPGILQGDKSDSLLYGSVDNGKKICWNEEFHSKVLEASKRLHIKEHTVLDGSGSVFKLAAPVECKGIVGSDDRHYLLDLMRVTPRDANYTGPGSRFCVLRPELIAAYCQAKEIEQSKSKAKLEDSTAVSEPSKVEDGEAQVEEKPAVSEPSKVEDGEAQVEGKLDAGVADAETQNIPEGEKVAAEECGSGHDAGTKSCTEILFNPNVFTEFKLAGSQEEIQADEESVRKVSLYLKDVVLPKFNKDLCSLEVSPMDGQTLTDALHAHGINVRYIGKVADGAKHLPHLWDLCLNEIVVRSAKHIFKDFMRNSEDHELGPAMARFLNCLFGNCQPISGKGVASGTKARTPNKASGKSTRGHGRLKQGVSAERKPMPYTSVTSDSLWSDILEFAKVKYQFDLPEDARSRVKKISVIRNFCQKVGLAVTSRKYDLAAALPFSPSDIINLQPVVKHSIPVCSVAKDLVETGKIQLAEGMLGEAYSLFSEAFTILQQVTGPMHREVANCCRYLAMVLYHAGDMAGAIMQQHRELIINERCLGLDHPDTAHSYGNMALFYHGLNQTELALRHMSRALLLLSLSSGPDHPDVAATFINVAMMYQDTGKMQTALRYLQEALKKNERLLGEEHIQTAVCYHALAIAFNCMGAFKLSHQHEKKTYDILVKQLGEEDSRSRDSQNWMNTFKMREVQMTAQKQKGQTLNAASTQKAIDILKAHPDLIHAFQAATASNYASGSVNKNLNASVVGEAFPRGRGVDERAARAAAEARKKAAARGLLIRPHGVSVPVQTLSQLPEIYNLINPGLTPNVPKPEEADKAKKVNGHPPRGSGNAQDGEVKVEKRAETPAGLGAGISALGPEKKKSKAKVAA; the protein is encoded by the exons ATGGCTGGGAAATCAAATAAAGGAAGGAACAAGAAAGGATCACACCATCCTGTAGAACCTGCTGTTTCAGCAGAGGTTACTGGGAGCGATAAGTTTACAGAACCTGTTGTTTCAGCAGATCCTATTGGGAACGATAAGTCATCTACAGAATTATTAAAAGCTGTTGAGAATGGAGGGGTCACTGTGAGTGAAGTGAATACAACTGAGCATGAGGTCAAGGAGTCAAATGATCAGAATGCAGAAAACCCGGAAAAGCAAG GTGAGAGTCAATTATATACTGTGCCGGTCAAGACACAAGGCAGAGAGAAGAAGCTGGACCTACAA TTGAGCCCTGGCGATTCTGTGATGGATGTAAGACTGTTCCTTCTCGATGCTCCCGAGACCTGTTTTGTTACATGTTACGACTTGTTGTTTCATGCTAAGGATGGTACCGTTCATCATCTGGAAGACTACCATGAAATATCTGAAGTTGCCGATGTTACTTCAGGCGGATGTTCCTTGGAGATGGTTGCTG CACTGTATGATGATAGATCCATTAGGGCTCACGTTCACCGTACTAGAGAACTTCTTTCTCTTTCAACTCTGCACTCCTCGTTATCAACTTCACTTGCTTTACAACATGAGGCGGCAAAAAATGCACCTGCAAGTGCTGGAG AATCAAACAAAGCTGAAGTATCAGAACTTGAGAGTTTGGGTTTTATGGAGGATGTATCTGATTCACTTGCCAACTTGTTGTCGTCTCCTTCCAAAGAGATCAAATGTGTGGAAAGTATTGTTTTCTCTTCATTTAATCCTCCTCCAAGCTATCGAAG GCTTGTCGGGGATTTGATTTACCTGGATGTGGTGACACTGGAAGGGAATACATACTGCATTACTGGTAACACAAGAACATTTTATGTTAATTCTAGCTCAGGGGATAGGCTTGacccaaaaccaagtaaaaatgCTTCGGAGTCGACTACTCTTGTTGAGCTGATGCAAAAAATTAGTGCCAAGTTTAAGACAG cTTTCGATGAAATACTGAAGCGGAAGGGCTCTGCGCATCCTTTTGAAAATGTCCAGTCCCTTTTGCCTCCTAATTCCTGGCTAGGATTGTACCCTGTTCCTG ATCACAAGCGTGATGCAGCTAGAGCAGAGAATGCACTTACACTGTCATTTGGAAGTGAGTTGATTGGAATGCAACGAGACTGGAACGAAGAATTGCAGTCTTGTTGGGAATTTCCTCATTCAACTCCTCAGGAGAG GATTTTGAGGGATAGGGCTCTCTACAAAGTGACTTCAGACTTTGTTGATGCTGCTACAAGTGGGGCTATCGGGGTCATCAGCAGATGCATTCCACCAATAAATCCCACAGATCCCGAGTGCTTTCACAT GTACGTTCACAACAATATATTCTTCAGTTTCGCTGTTGATGCGGACATAGAGCATCTTCCCCGGAAACAATCTTTGGATAATAATTTGAAGAGTGAGAAAACAAGTCAGTCACAGATGACTGGGACGGTTGACAATATGTCAGATGGATCTATCACAATTAACGGAGATAAATCAAGTGGTGAAAATCGGGAAGATGTTATTCCAGAGGTAGCTGTTGAGGCACAGTTGGCTGAAAGCGAGCAAGCGACTTATGCATCAGCAAATAATGATCTGAAAGGCACCAAGTCATATCAAGAAGCTGATGTTCCTGGTCTTTATAATCTTGCTATGGCCATAATAGATTATAGAGGTCACAGAGTTGTAGCACAG AGTGTACTACCTGGCATTCTTCAAGGCGATAAGTCTGACTCACTCTTGTATGGTTCTGTTGACAATGGAAAGAAAATATGCTGGAATGAAGAATTTCATTCCAAG GTTCTTGAGGCTTCAAAGCGCCTCCATATAAAGGAGCATACTGTACTTGATGGATCTGGATCTGTTTTCAAATTAGCTGCTCCAGTGGAATGCAAAGGCATTGTTGGTAGTGATGATAG GCATTATCTATTGGACTTGATGAGAGTCACTCCTCGTGATGCAAATTATACAGGACCTGGTTCCAGATTTTGTGTTCTAAGACCTGAATTAATTGCTGCCTATTGCCAA gcTAAAGAAATAGAGCAATCAAAGTCTAAGGCTAAACTTGAGGATTCCACCGCCGTTTCCGAGCCTTCCAAAGTTGAAGATGGCGAAGCTCAGGTAGAAGAAAAGCCTGCCGTTTCCGAGCCTTCCAAAGTTGAAGATGGCGAAGCTCAGGTAGAAGGAAAGCTGGATGCTGGGGTCGCAGATGCCGAGACCCAG AATATACCTGAAGGTGAAAAGGTGGCTGCTGAGGAATGTGGCTCTGGGCATGATGCCGGAACAAAATCGTGCACGGAAATTCTTTTCAATCCCAACGTTTTTACTGAATTTAAGTTAGCTGGGAGCCAAGAG GAAATACAGGCAGATGAAGAAAGCGTGAGGAAAGTTAGTTTGTACCTTAAAGATGTGGTCCTTCCGAAATTCAATAAAGATCTTTGCTCACTTGAGGTTTCACCGATGGATGGGCAGACATTAACTGATGCACTCCATGCTCATGGAATTAATGTTCGCTACATTGGAAAA GTTGCGGATGGGGCTAAACATTTGCCTCACTTGTGGGATCTTTGCTTGAACGAGATTGTGGTGAGGTCTGCCAAGCACATATTCAAG GATTTTATGAGAAATTCAGAAGATCATGAACTCGGGCCTGCAATGGCACGCTTTCTTAACTGTCTGTTTGGAAATTGTCAACCTATATCTGGAAAAGGTGTTGCTAGTGGTACTAAAGCACGAACGCCGAATAAG GCTTCAGGAAAATCTACTAGGGGGCATGGAAGACTGAAACAAGGGGTATCTGCCGAAAGAAAACCCATGCCTTACACTAGTGTAACCTCTGATAGCTTGTGGTCCGACATTCTAGAGTTTGCAAAAGTCAAATACCAG TTTGACTTGCCTGAGGATGCAAGATCTCGTGTAAAGAAAATTTCAGTTATACGGAACTTTTGCCAGAAG GTTGGTCTAGCAGTTACGTCGCGCAAATATGACCTTGCCGCAGCACTTCCTTTCAGTCCCTCAGATATAATAAATCTTCAACCTGTGGTTAAGCATTCAATTCCTGTGTGTTCAGTTGCTAAGGATCTTGTGGAAACTGGGAAGATTCAGTTGGCTGAG GGGATGCTAGGTGAAGCTTACAGTCTATTTTCAGAAGCATTCACGATACTTCAGCAG GTTACCGGTCCAATGCATAGGGAGGTTGCTAACTGCTGTCG ATACCTTGCCATGGTTCTGTATCATGCCGGTGATATGGCTGGTGCGATAATGCAGCAGCATCGGGAACTTATCATAAATGAAAGGTGTCTTGGTCTAGACCATCCTGATACTGCTCACAG TTATGGCAATATGGCTCTCTTCTACCATGGTCTTAATCAAACAGAACTTGCTCTGAGGCACATGTCCCGTGCATTACTCCTATTAAGTTTGTCATCAGGGCCTGATCACCCTGATGTGGCTGCCACATTTATAAATGTTGCAATGATGTATCAAGATACTGGAAAGATGCAGACAGCCCTTCGTTATTTGCAAGAAGCTTTGAAGAAAAATGAGAGGCTTTTGGGCGAGGAACATATTCAAACGGCTGTGTGCTATCATGCTCTGGCAATTGCGTTCAACTGTATGGGTGCCTTTAAGCTCTCCCACCAG CATGAGAAGAAGACATATGATATACTTGTCAAACAACTCGGAGAGGAGGACTCCAGATCACGGGATTCCCAGAATTGGATGAATACATTCAAAATGCGAGAAGTACAG ATGACTGCACAGAAGCAGAAAGGTCAGACACTAAATGCAGCGTCTACTCAAAAAGCTATTGACATTTTGAAG GCCCATCCTGATTTGATACATGCATTTCAAGCTGCGACTGCATCTAATTATGCTAGCGGTTCTGTCAACAAAAACTTGAACGCATCAGTGGTTGGTGAGGCCTTCCCTCGGGGGAGGGGAGTTGATGAAAGAGCTGCTCGTGCAGCTGCAGAAGCCAGGAAGAAAGCTGCTGCAAGAGGCCTTCTAATACGCCCTCACGGTGTTTCAGTTCCTGTCCAAACCTTATCACAGTTGCCAGAGATATACAACCTAATTAACCCGGGGTTGACCCCAAACGTTCCAAAACCAGAGGAAGCAGACAAAGCTAAAAAGGTGAATGGTCATCCTCCAAGAGGATCTGGAAATGCCCAGGACGGAGAAGTTAAAGTAGAGAAACGAGCTGAAACACCAGCCGGCTTAGGCGCGGGCATCTCTGCATTGGGTCCAGAGAAAAAGAAGTCCAAAGCCAAGGTAGCCGCCTGA